The DNA window CCAACGACAAGATCAACCTCGGTCTCATCGGCGCCGGGGGGCGCGGGACCTATGTCACGAAGGTTTTCAACGACACCAAGCAGGTGAATGTTGCTGCGGTCGCCGAGGTCTGGGGCGAACGTCTCGACAAGACGCTCACCACCTATCCGGGCGCAAAGGGCTTCAACGACCATCGCAAGCTGCTCGAAACCAAGACGCTCGACGCCGTGCTGATCGCGACTCCCGACCATTGGCACGCCGGCTGCGCGATCGACGCTCTGAACGCCGGCAAAGACGTCTATGTCGAGAAACCCCTGACGCTGAAGATCGAGGAAGGCCCGCCGATCGTCAAGGCCGCACGGGTCAACAATCGCATCTGCCAGGTGGGCATGCAGCAGCGTTCCGGCAGCCACTATTTGCAGGCGAAGAAGGACTATATCGATTCCGGCAAGCTCGGCAAGATTACGCTTGCCCGCACCTGGTGGCATGGCAATGGGGCGCATCTGCAGAAGGCCCCGGCCAGCCTCGATCGACAGCCGACAAATCTCGATTGGGCTCGCTTCCTCGGTCCGGTAAAGTGGCGCGATTGGGATCCGCAGCAGTATTACAACTTCCGCGCCTATCTTGACTTCGGCGGCGGTCAGGTGACCGATCTGTTTACGC is part of the Bryobacter aggregatus MPL3 genome and encodes:
- a CDS encoding Gfo/Idh/MocA family protein, with the protein product MPASRRELLKWSAAFSAASYSRILGANDKINLGLIGAGGRGTYVTKVFNDTKQVNVAAVAEVWGERLDKTLTTYPGAKGFNDHRKLLETKTLDAVLIATPDHWHAGCAIDALNAGKDVYVEKPLTLKIEEGPPIVKAARVNNRICQVGMQQRSGSHYLQAKKDYIDSGKLGKITLARTWWHGNGAHLQKAPASLDRQPTNLDWARFLGPVKWRDWDPQQYYNFRAYLDFGGGQVTDLFTHWIDVVHMFMEQDDPISAVAAGGVYHYNDGRTAPDTISVLLEYPKKWTATFEATLAPGIKGAAVEMCGTDGRLYITRAESQFWPNEKNPQPIITKSPGDQTVEHVQNFLDCMRSRKRPNGDVLIGHRSAQASHLGNIAYVQQRRLKFDPQREEILPL